The following proteins come from a genomic window of Nostoc sp. TCL26-01:
- the clpB gene encoding ATP-dependent chaperone ClpB, producing the protein MQPTNPNQFTEKAWEAIAHTPEVAKQHQQQQIESEHLMKALLEQDGLASGILTKAGVNLQKVSDRTEQYIQRQPKVSGSSTSVYLGRSLDTLLDRAEGYRKDFQDEFISIEHLLLAYAKDDRFGKGLFQEFGLDENKLKHIIKEVRGSQKVTDQNPEGKYQSLEKYGRDLTEAARKGQLDPVIGRDDEIRRTIQILSRRTKNNPVLIGEPGVGKTAIAEGLAQRIVAGDVPQSLKDRKLISLDMGAMIAGAKFRGEFEERLKAVLKEVTESGGNIVLFIDEIHTVVGAGATQGAMDAGNLLKPMLARGELRCIGATTLDEYRKYIEKDAALERRFQQVYVDQPSVEDTISILRGLRERYENHHGVKISDSALVAAATLSSRYISDRFLPDKAIDLVDEAAARLKMEITSKPEELDEIDRKILQLEMEKLSLQKESDAASRERLERLEREIADLKEEQRTLSAQWQSEKDIIDKIQSIKKEIERVNLEIQQAERNYDLETAAKLKFGTLTDLQRQLEIAERELSQAQGTGKSLLREEVTEGDIAEVISKWTGIPISKLVESEKEKLLHLEDELHHRVIGQAEAVTAVADAIQRSRAGLADPNRPTASFVFLGPTGVGKTELAKALAAYMFDTEEALVRIDMSEYMEKHAVSRLIGAPPGYVGYEEGGQLTEAIRRRPYAVILFDEIEKAHPDVFNIFLQILDDGRVTDAQGHTVDFKNTIIIMTSNIGSQFILDIAGDNSRYDEMRHRVMEAMRNSFRPEFLNRIDEIIIFHGLDKRELRQIVQLQVERLRQRLSDRKISLRLSDAALDFLAEVGYDPVFGARPLKRAIQRELETQIAKAILRGEFNDGDTIFVDVQNERLSFSRLPVEIFSS; encoded by the coding sequence ATGCAACCAACTAATCCAAACCAATTTACCGAAAAAGCCTGGGAAGCGATCGCCCATACGCCTGAAGTTGCCAAACAGCATCAACAGCAGCAGATAGAAAGTGAACACTTGATGAAAGCCCTACTGGAACAGGACGGTTTAGCCAGTGGGATTTTGACAAAAGCAGGTGTAAACTTACAAAAAGTCAGCGATCGCACAGAACAATATATCCAACGTCAACCCAAAGTTTCCGGTAGCAGCACATCGGTATACTTGGGGCGGAGTTTAGATACACTCCTAGACAGGGCGGAAGGATATCGGAAAGATTTTCAAGACGAATTTATCTCTATTGAACATTTATTATTGGCTTACGCCAAGGATGACCGTTTCGGCAAAGGATTATTCCAAGAATTCGGTTTAGATGAAAATAAACTCAAGCATATTATTAAAGAAGTTCGTGGGAGTCAAAAAGTGACCGACCAAAATCCCGAAGGCAAATATCAATCACTAGAAAAATACGGACGTGATCTGACAGAAGCCGCCCGTAAAGGTCAACTTGATCCGGTGATTGGCCGGGATGATGAAATTCGCCGCACCATTCAAATTCTTTCTCGCCGCACCAAGAATAACCCAGTGCTGATTGGTGAACCGGGTGTGGGGAAAACAGCGATCGCCGAAGGACTAGCACAGCGCATCGTCGCCGGTGATGTTCCCCAATCCTTGAAAGACCGCAAGCTGATTTCTTTAGATATGGGGGCAATGATTGCGGGGGCTAAATTTCGGGGAGAATTTGAAGAACGTCTCAAAGCCGTATTAAAAGAAGTCACCGAATCTGGTGGCAATATAGTTCTATTTATTGATGAGATTCATACCGTTGTCGGTGCGGGTGCAACTCAAGGGGCAATGGATGCTGGTAACTTGTTAAAACCCATGCTAGCGCGGGGTGAGTTGCGTTGCATTGGGGCAACAACTTTAGATGAATATCGTAAATATATTGAAAAAGATGCAGCACTGGAAAGACGCTTCCAACAAGTTTATGTAGATCAGCCCAGCGTGGAAGATACAATCTCCATCTTGCGGGGGTTGCGGGAACGCTACGAAAACCATCATGGGGTGAAGATTTCTGATAGTGCCTTAGTAGCAGCCGCTACATTGTCTAGCCGTTATATTAGCGATCGCTTCCTCCCAGATAAGGCGATCGATTTGGTAGACGAAGCCGCCGCTAGGTTGAAAATGGAGATTACTTCCAAGCCAGAGGAACTCGACGAAATTGATCGCAAGATTCTGCAATTGGAAATGGAGAAGCTATCTTTGCAAAAAGAAAGTGATGCCGCTTCCCGCGAACGCTTGGAAAGACTAGAAAGAGAAATTGCTGATCTCAAAGAAGAACAAAGAACTTTGAGCGCCCAATGGCAATCGGAAAAAGATATTATTGACAAAATTCAGTCGATTAAAAAAGAGATTGAACGAGTTAATCTAGAAATTCAGCAGGCGGAACGTAATTATGACCTGGAAACGGCAGCTAAGTTAAAATTTGGCACGTTAACAGACTTACAACGCCAATTGGAAATAGCAGAAAGAGAATTATCTCAAGCCCAAGGTACAGGTAAATCCTTGTTGCGAGAAGAAGTAACTGAAGGTGATATTGCCGAAGTTATTTCTAAATGGACAGGTATCCCCATCAGTAAGTTGGTGGAATCGGAGAAAGAAAAACTCCTACACCTAGAAGATGAACTCCATCATCGCGTCATTGGACAAGCTGAAGCCGTCACAGCCGTTGCCGATGCCATTCAGCGATCGCGGGCTGGTTTGGCTGATCCCAATCGTCCCACAGCTAGCTTTGTTTTCCTCGGCCCCACAGGTGTCGGTAAAACCGAGTTAGCCAAGGCACTCGCAGCTTATATGTTCGACACCGAAGAAGCACTGGTGCGGATTGATATGTCCGAGTATATGGAGAAACACGCTGTTTCCCGGTTAATTGGTGCGCCTCCCGGATATGTAGGTTACGAAGAAGGGGGACAACTCACAGAAGCTATTCGTCGTCGTCCTTATGCCGTGATTCTCTTTGACGAAATTGAGAAAGCCCATCCCGATGTGTTTAATATTTTCCTACAAATTCTGGATGATGGACGTGTCACCGATGCCCAAGGTCATACAGTGGACTTTAAGAACACGATCATTATTATGACCAGTAATATCGGTTCTCAGTTCATCCTCGATATCGCCGGAGATAACTCCCGCTACGATGAAATGCGCCATCGGGTCATGGAAGCAATGCGAAATAGCTTCCGTCCAGAATTTCTCAACCGCATTGACGAAATCATCATCTTCCACGGCTTAGATAAGAGAGAATTGCGACAAATTGTCCAGTTGCAGGTTGAGAGATTAAGACAGAGATTGAGCGATCGCAAAATTTCCCTCCGACTCTCCGATGCGGCTCTTGACTTTTTAGCAGAAGTAGGCTATGACCCTGTATTTGGGGCGCGTCCACTCAAACGAGCAATTCAGCGCGAATTAGAAACACAAATTGCTAAAGCTATTTTGCGCGGTGAATTCAACGATGGGGACACAATTTTTGTTGATGTACAGAATGAAAGATTGTCCTTTAGTCGTTTACCTGTGGAGATATTTAGTAGTTAA